The Priestia aryabhattai genome includes a window with the following:
- a CDS encoding D-2-hydroxyacid dehydrogenase yields MKIYTILVAGRMHKELREMINQKQLTQTFRFIEEQDVTIEDLNWADALLSFGPTDYFEDHTFKWIHSLGAGVDRFLESGDWKKSVMLTRTVCSFGQRISEYCLSYMLAELQHHAQFQHQQKQKQWKVIEPKQLSTQTVIIYGTGEIGGRLAAVLKSFGVRVIGVSKSGNEKPSFDQVVSILKEKDLLKEADWIISTMPLTNETKSYFDQKWMNLVENAYFINVGRGATVDENALVGAIEQKRIRKAYIDVFEHEPLTKESSWWNHSHIIITPHISAVTTPEEAVECFVETLQKVEQGELPSNLVNIERGY; encoded by the coding sequence ATGAAAATTTATACGATACTAGTGGCAGGAAGAATGCATAAAGAGCTGCGGGAGATGATCAACCAAAAGCAGCTCACACAGACGTTTCGATTTATAGAAGAGCAAGACGTTACAATTGAAGATTTAAACTGGGCTGACGCGCTTTTATCGTTCGGTCCAACAGATTACTTTGAAGATCATACCTTTAAATGGATTCATTCTCTCGGCGCAGGAGTCGATCGGTTTTTAGAAAGTGGTGATTGGAAAAAGAGTGTGATGTTAACACGTACGGTTTGTTCATTCGGTCAGCGAATCAGTGAATATTGCCTTAGTTATATGCTAGCTGAACTTCAGCACCACGCACAGTTTCAACATCAGCAAAAACAAAAGCAGTGGAAAGTAATAGAGCCTAAGCAGCTTTCTACTCAAACGGTCATAATTTATGGAACAGGTGAAATCGGCGGACGTCTTGCAGCTGTTTTAAAATCTTTTGGTGTACGAGTGATAGGAGTATCTAAAAGTGGAAATGAAAAGCCGTCATTTGATCAAGTGGTCTCGATTTTAAAGGAAAAAGACTTGCTAAAAGAAGCTGATTGGATTATTAGTACAATGCCGTTAACGAATGAAACAAAAAGCTACTTTGATCAAAAATGGATGAATTTAGTTGAAAATGCATACTTTATAAATGTTGGACGAGGTGCAACTGTAGATGAAAATGCGTTAGTAGGAGCCATTGAGCAAAAGCGTATTCGAAAAGCATACATAGATGTGTTTGAACATGAGCCGTTAACGAAAGAATCTTCTTGGTGGAATCATTCACATATCATCATAACACCTCATATTTCAGCGGTGACTACGCCTGAAGAAGCCGTCGAGTGTTTTGTTGAAACGCTGCAAAAAGTTGAGCAAGGCGAATTGCCTTCTAACTTGGTTAATATTGAAAGAGGCTATTAA
- a CDS encoding nitric oxide synthase oxygenase, protein MKQEELFEQARVFIETCYAELEKSEADKNKRLKEIHQQIMSLGHYDHTFEELEHGARMAWRNSNKCIGRLFWQSLNVFDKREASTVEEVRDALFHHIENATNDGKIRPTITVFKPKMQAKEPVRIWNHQLIRYAGYETEYGMIGDPDSVAFTEVCQKLGWEGEKTHFDVLPLVLQVNEESPRCFEIPKHLVKEVAITHPELPEFEGLQLKWYAVPMISDMKLEIGGVDYVAAPFNGWYMGTEIGARNLADTYRYNQLPKIASMMGLNMDYNATLWKDKALVELNVAVLSSFKREGVSIVDHHTAAQQFHLFEEREQKNGREVTGNWTWLIPPISPATTHIFHKPYKNKVLSPNYFYQDAAY, encoded by the coding sequence TTGAAGCAAGAAGAATTATTTGAACAAGCACGTGTATTTATAGAGACGTGTTACGCTGAACTTGAAAAAAGCGAAGCGGACAAAAACAAGCGATTAAAAGAAATTCATCAGCAAATTATGTCACTCGGACATTATGATCATACATTTGAAGAGTTAGAGCACGGAGCTCGTATGGCTTGGAGAAACAGCAATAAATGTATCGGACGACTATTTTGGCAATCGCTCAATGTATTTGATAAGCGAGAGGCGAGCACAGTTGAAGAGGTAAGAGACGCCCTTTTTCACCATATTGAAAATGCAACAAATGACGGAAAAATCCGACCTACTATTACGGTGTTTAAACCGAAAATGCAAGCAAAAGAGCCGGTTAGAATATGGAATCATCAGCTAATCCGCTATGCTGGGTACGAGACGGAATATGGTATGATAGGAGATCCTGATTCTGTTGCGTTCACGGAAGTCTGCCAAAAGTTAGGGTGGGAAGGTGAGAAAACTCACTTTGATGTTCTTCCTCTTGTCCTGCAAGTTAATGAAGAGTCACCTCGATGTTTTGAGATCCCAAAACATTTAGTGAAAGAAGTAGCTATTACGCATCCAGAACTTCCTGAATTTGAAGGCTTACAGTTAAAATGGTACGCTGTCCCAATGATTTCAGATATGAAGTTAGAAATTGGAGGGGTTGATTACGTCGCAGCACCATTTAATGGATGGTACATGGGAACTGAAATTGGTGCGCGAAATTTAGCGGATACGTATCGCTATAATCAACTTCCAAAAATAGCTTCTATGATGGGATTGAACATGGATTACAACGCGACCCTTTGGAAGGACAAGGCCCTTGTTGAATTAAACGTTGCAGTGCTTTCTTCTTTCAAACGAGAAGGCGTTAGCATTGTAGACCATCACACTGCTGCTCAGCAATTTCACTTGTTTGAAGAAAGAGAGCAAAAAAATGGCCGGGAAGTGACTGGGAACTGGACGTGGTTGATTCCACCGATTTCGCCAGCTACCACACATATTTTTCATAAGCCTTATAAAAATAAAGTATTATCACCAAATTATTTTTATCAAGACGCTGCTTATTAA
- a CDS encoding YflJ family protein yields the protein MHVGSKGWYVEELKKRGVRNHEGRKVEKYKTYVLANLLDKHKN from the coding sequence ATGCACGTAGGAAGCAAAGGTTGGTATGTTGAGGAACTTAAAAAACGAGGAGTTCGCAACCACGAAGGCCGCAAAGTGGAAAAGTACAAAACATATGTACTTGCTAACTTGCTTGATAAACACAAAAATTAA
- a CDS encoding RrF2 family transcriptional regulator codes for MRLTQYTDYSLRVLLYLGVRDNNKLSNIKEIAEAYNISKNHLMKIIHELGKLGLIETIRGRNGGIRLAQLPKDINIGKVVRQTEEDFHIVECFDREGNFCIISPVCKLKSVLHEAMQAFVKVLDQYTLEDLIQNKNELNLLLLSQKNEE; via the coding sequence ATGAGGCTCACACAATATACAGATTACTCACTGCGAGTTTTATTATATTTAGGCGTTCGCGATAATAATAAACTAAGCAATATAAAGGAAATTGCTGAAGCGTATAATATTTCAAAAAACCATCTTATGAAAATCATTCACGAGCTTGGAAAACTTGGCTTAATTGAAACGATCCGAGGACGAAACGGCGGTATTCGTTTAGCTCAGCTTCCAAAAGACATTAATATTGGCAAAGTGGTACGTCAAACAGAAGAAGATTTTCATATTGTTGAATGTTTTGACCGTGAAGGAAACTTCTGCATTATTAGCCCCGTCTGTAAGTTAAAAAGTGTTTTGCATGAAGCTATGCAAGCCTTCGTTAAGGTGTTAGATCAATATACATTGGAAGATCTAATCCAAAATAAAAATGAATTAAACCTCCTGCTTCTATCTCAAAAAAACGAGGAATGA
- the hmpA gene encoding NO-inducible flavohemoprotein — protein MKQTTISIVKSTVPVLEKHGQAITTRFYEMLFEQYPSLKNVFNQTNQKTGRQQMALANTVYAAAQYIDRLETLLPVVKQIAHKHRSIGVKAEHYPIVGEFLLKAIKDVLKEAATDEIMEAWKEAYGAIADVFISVEQELYEEAEEKGWKDYKKLMIDKKVKETEDVYSFYLLSPDQKALPAFLPGQYVSVRIPGQEYLSIRQYSLSGYPNQPYYKITVKREKQMEEGVVSTYLHDQLKEGDLLEVSVPAGDFVLKENRKSVFISGGVGITPMMSMLHQALENNQEVTFIHSAKNEQFHAMKRELQSLSEKYMFEQHVFYSQAQAGQHDEHITYGRLTKKELAKYASDKDAYYYVCGSSSFTQMVLEGLAEMGISQENIMYESFGPKMSMTPSA, from the coding sequence ATGAAACAAACAACTATTTCTATTGTAAAAAGTACAGTTCCTGTTTTAGAAAAGCATGGTCAAGCAATCACAACTCGTTTTTATGAGATGCTTTTTGAACAGTATCCTTCTTTAAAAAATGTATTCAACCAAACGAATCAAAAAACAGGACGTCAGCAAATGGCGTTAGCTAATACAGTTTATGCCGCTGCGCAGTACATCGATCGGCTTGAAACGCTGCTTCCAGTTGTGAAGCAAATCGCCCATAAACATCGCAGTATCGGCGTGAAAGCAGAGCACTATCCAATTGTCGGGGAGTTCTTATTAAAGGCAATTAAAGATGTTTTAAAAGAAGCTGCTACCGATGAGATTATGGAAGCTTGGAAAGAAGCTTACGGTGCCATTGCAGACGTATTCATAAGTGTGGAGCAAGAGTTATATGAAGAAGCTGAAGAAAAAGGATGGAAAGATTATAAAAAACTAATGATTGATAAAAAAGTAAAAGAAACAGAAGACGTATATTCGTTTTATTTACTATCACCTGATCAAAAAGCGCTGCCTGCTTTTCTGCCAGGTCAATATGTGAGTGTACGAATTCCTGGTCAAGAGTATTTATCAATTCGCCAATACAGCTTATCTGGCTATCCAAACCAACCATACTATAAAATTACGGTGAAAAGAGAAAAACAAATGGAAGAAGGGGTCGTGTCAACTTATTTACATGACCAATTGAAAGAAGGAGACTTGCTTGAAGTCAGCGTTCCAGCAGGAGATTTTGTCTTAAAAGAAAATAGAAAATCAGTATTTATCAGCGGAGGTGTAGGAATCACTCCAATGATGTCAATGCTTCATCAAGCATTGGAAAACAATCAAGAAGTAACATTTATTCACAGTGCTAAAAATGAGCAGTTTCATGCAATGAAACGAGAGCTTCAATCGTTGTCAGAGAAGTATATGTTTGAACAACACGTTTTCTATAGTCAGGCGCAAGCAGGGCAGCATGATGAACATATAACGTATGGTCGCTTAACTAAAAAGGAGCTAGCTAAATATGCAAGCGATAAAGATGCATATTATTATGTCTGTGGATCTTCTTCATTTACGCAAATGGTGTTAGAAGGCTTAGCTGAAATGGGTATTTCCCAAGAAAATATCATGTATGAATCGTTTGGCCCGAAAATGAGTATGACTCCTTCCGCATAA
- a CDS encoding lysine N(6)-hydroxylase/L-ornithine N(5)-oxygenase family protein, translating to MTHKQYDMVGIGIGPFNLGLAALAEPLDEIDAVFFDKEEKFEWHPGMLIDGTDLQIPFLADLVTFADPTSPYSFLNYIHKQKRLYPFFFFNRFDIPRQEYNEYAKWVAEQLSSCYFSSKVVDVIPKNEEEYYEVKVETPEGIQTVNAKHVVMGTGSIPLVPPAFEEKLNEHILHSSGYLHKKEEIQKGKHVTIVGSGQSAAEIFLNLLEEQTEHHYHLTWFTRSSNFFQLDQSKLAQELFSPDYVDYFHSLPFEERTSTVEDLNPLRHGIESSTLTKIYDLLYHRSIKEKVPVTIQASTEVSDIHKKGNGYELECKQLKTERSFQYEADRLILSTGYKPKISPFIERIKGDIEWEDDKRFKVTKDYRLVFKQPRNHHFFTLTNIEHSHGSGATNLGLSVQRNQRILNVIAGRDVYPVPEETTFQTFNLF from the coding sequence ATGACACATAAGCAGTATGACATGGTGGGAATAGGAATAGGACCTTTTAATTTAGGTTTAGCGGCCCTTGCTGAGCCTCTTGATGAAATTGATGCCGTCTTCTTTGATAAAGAAGAGAAATTTGAATGGCATCCGGGGATGTTAATTGATGGCACGGATTTGCAGATTCCGTTTCTAGCAGACTTAGTTACATTTGCGGATCCAACAAGTCCCTATTCTTTTTTAAATTATATTCATAAGCAAAAACGCTTATATCCATTCTTTTTCTTTAATCGTTTTGACATTCCGCGTCAAGAATATAACGAGTACGCAAAATGGGTAGCCGAGCAGCTATCTTCCTGCTATTTTTCTTCAAAAGTCGTGGATGTGATACCGAAAAATGAAGAAGAGTATTATGAAGTAAAGGTAGAAACACCTGAAGGAATTCAAACGGTAAATGCTAAACACGTCGTAATGGGAACAGGAAGCATTCCACTTGTGCCTCCGGCTTTTGAAGAAAAGCTGAATGAGCATATCTTACACAGCAGCGGCTATTTACATAAAAAAGAAGAGATTCAAAAAGGAAAGCATGTAACGATCGTTGGGTCAGGGCAAAGTGCTGCGGAGATTTTTCTTAATTTACTAGAAGAACAGACTGAACATCATTACCACCTTACATGGTTTACAAGATCCTCTAATTTTTTTCAGCTTGATCAATCCAAGCTTGCTCAAGAGTTATTTTCGCCAGACTATGTAGATTACTTTCATTCGCTGCCTTTTGAAGAACGTACAAGCACAGTTGAAGATTTAAATCCTTTACGTCACGGAATTGAATCTTCTACCTTAACGAAAATCTATGATTTACTCTATCATCGTTCAATTAAAGAAAAAGTACCCGTTACGATTCAAGCCTCGACAGAAGTAAGTGATATTCATAAAAAAGGAAATGGATATGAGTTGGAGTGCAAACAATTAAAGACTGAACGCTCTTTTCAATACGAAGCGGATCGCTTGATCTTATCCACGGGCTACAAGCCAAAGATTTCGCCGTTCATCGAACGAATAAAAGGTGATATCGAATGGGAAGATGACAAGCGTTTCAAAGTCACAAAAGATTACCGGCTTGTCTTTAAACAACCCCGTAACCACCACTTTTTTACTTTAACCAATATCGAACATTCACATGGATCTGGCGCAACAAATCTTGGTTTATCCGTTCAGCGCAATCAGCGTATTCTGAACGTGATTGCAGGTAGAGATGTGTACCCAGTTCCAGAAGAGACGACGTTTCAGACATTTAATTTGTTTTGA
- a CDS encoding type 1 glutamine amidotransferase domain-containing protein has translation MSKKIAVLVTDLFEDVEYTDPAKAFEEEGHTLTKIDVKTGEVTGKQGETTLTIDKAIADVKPEDFDALFLPGGFSPDILRADDQVVAFTKSFMDEGKPVMAICHGPQLLINAETLKGRDVTGFKSIAIDLKNAGANFHDKEVVVCGNQLVTSRTPDDMEAFVRESVNVLK, from the coding sequence ATGAGTAAGAAAATTGCAGTATTAGTAACAGATTTATTTGAAGATGTGGAATATACAGATCCAGCCAAAGCCTTTGAAGAAGAAGGCCATACGCTAACAAAAATCGATGTTAAAACAGGTGAAGTAACAGGTAAACAAGGCGAAACAACATTAACAATTGATAAAGCAATTGCGGATGTAAAACCAGAAGATTTTGACGCATTGTTTTTACCGGGAGGCTTCTCACCAGATATCTTGCGTGCGGACGATCAGGTCGTAGCTTTCACAAAATCATTTATGGATGAAGGCAAACCGGTTATGGCTATTTGTCACGGACCACAGCTGCTAATCAATGCTGAAACATTAAAAGGACGTGATGTAACTGGTTTCAAATCAATTGCTATTGATTTGAAAAATGCAGGTGCAAACTTCCATGATAAAGAAGTGGTGGTATGCGGTAATCAACTAGTTACAAGCCGTACACCAGACGATATGGAAGCATTCGTACGTGAATCAGTAAATGTCTTAAAATAA
- a CDS encoding CAP domain-containing protein, which yields MKKRFRIATVAGAVSLGLLTAGQANAAAPDCNTPKQINIKDAQAAQNINVDELLKKFNAQGQSAQAAAPQQETQAPNQAEAAPQEQAKAPEQSEEAKAPEQTQQNTKAQQSENTDKAEQTKDASQFEQKVVDLVNQEREKQGLKPLTLNKKLSDVARTKSKDMMEKGYFDHNSPTYGSPFDMMKQFGIEYTTAGENIAKGQQSPEEVMNAWMNSDGHRKNILNPDFTEIGVGYVKGDTTYWTQQFIGK from the coding sequence ATGAAGAAAAGGTTTCGTATTGCCACTGTCGCAGGTGCCGTATCATTAGGATTACTAACAGCAGGACAAGCAAATGCAGCAGCTCCTGATTGCAACACTCCAAAACAAATTAACATTAAAGATGCTCAAGCAGCACAAAATATAAATGTAGATGAGCTATTAAAGAAATTTAACGCTCAAGGACAATCTGCTCAAGCAGCAGCTCCACAACAAGAAACACAAGCACCAAATCAAGCTGAAGCAGCTCCACAGGAACAAGCAAAAGCACCAGAGCAAAGTGAAGAAGCAAAAGCTCCTGAGCAAACACAGCAAAATACAAAAGCTCAACAATCAGAAAATACTGATAAAGCAGAACAAACAAAAGATGCTAGTCAATTTGAACAAAAGGTAGTAGATTTAGTGAACCAAGAGCGTGAAAAACAAGGTTTAAAACCTCTAACACTTAACAAAAAATTAAGTGACGTTGCACGTACTAAATCAAAAGATATGATGGAAAAAGGTTACTTTGACCACAATTCACCAACATATGGTTCACCATTTGATATGATGAAACAATTCGGCATCGAATATACAACTGCAGGTGAAAATATTGCAAAAGGTCAGCAATCTCCTGAAGAGGTAATGAATGCTTGGATGAATAGTGACGGTCACCGTAAAAACATTCTAAACCCTGATTTCACTGAAATTGGTGTTGGATACGTAAAAGGTGATACTACGTACTGGACTCAACAATTTATCGGTAAGTAA
- the ade gene encoding adenine deaminase, with translation MSNTKTTLKKQLAVANKKTPADLVVKNGKIIDVFTLSIIKADIAIADGIIVGIGQYDGHNVVDAKGKYISPTFIDGHVHIESSMVTPKEFSKLLVPRGVTTVVTDPHEIANVSGKSGIEFMLHNSDSIPLDVFVNLPSSVPATPFESSGAVLKAADLAPFFSHPRVLGLAEVMDFPAVRDGDDDMLDKLQAASSANGVIDGHGSGLDATGVNIYRTANISTDHECVTAEEAIERIQRGMYVLIRQGSVAKDLKQLLPAVNERNARRFLFCTDDKHLDDLLTEGSIDYNVRFAIELGLDPLIAIQMASLNAAECYGLKDRGAVAPGYKANFILLDDLTDISAAHVYQNGELIAENGEMLSVQEEQIGLPTELMNSVHLKEFSINKLTIPLQHNRANIIEINPNSLLTNHIVEEVQVKQNEFQSSVENDQLKMAVVERHHLTGNIGLGIVKGFQLKDGAIATTIAHDSHNIVAVGTNDEDLAKAIAAIEEIGGGIVIVKGNEVIGSLPLSIGGLMSPHPYNEVNSLLKQLHGALHELDISQKFNPLLTLSFLSLPVIPCLKLTDKGLFNVKEFKHIPVQA, from the coding sequence ATGTCAAATACAAAAACAACATTAAAAAAACAGCTTGCTGTTGCCAATAAAAAAACACCTGCAGATCTTGTAGTGAAAAACGGAAAAATCATCGATGTCTTTACGCTTTCCATCATTAAAGCCGATATTGCGATTGCTGATGGAATTATTGTTGGAATAGGTCAATACGATGGACATAACGTCGTTGATGCAAAAGGAAAATACATTTCTCCTACATTCATTGATGGACACGTTCATATCGAATCATCAATGGTTACACCCAAAGAGTTCTCAAAACTTCTTGTACCTAGAGGCGTCACAACTGTCGTAACGGATCCTCATGAAATTGCTAATGTTTCAGGAAAATCTGGCATTGAATTTATGCTTCACAACTCGGATTCCATCCCTTTGGACGTATTTGTGAACTTACCTTCAAGCGTTCCAGCAACTCCTTTTGAAAGCTCTGGAGCAGTCTTAAAAGCAGCTGACTTAGCCCCATTTTTCTCTCACCCTCGCGTGCTTGGATTAGCAGAAGTGATGGATTTCCCTGCTGTGCGAGATGGAGATGACGATATGCTCGATAAATTACAAGCAGCTAGCAGTGCAAACGGCGTAATTGATGGGCACGGCTCAGGGCTAGATGCCACGGGCGTTAATATTTATCGTACGGCTAACATTTCAACAGATCATGAATGCGTAACAGCAGAAGAAGCAATTGAACGTATTCAGCGCGGGATGTATGTTCTGATCCGCCAAGGTTCTGTCGCTAAAGATTTGAAACAATTATTACCTGCTGTAAATGAACGTAACGCGCGCAGATTTTTATTCTGTACCGATGACAAACATCTAGATGATTTATTAACGGAAGGTTCTATTGATTACAATGTTCGTTTTGCCATTGAACTCGGGCTGGACCCGTTAATTGCTATTCAAATGGCTTCATTAAATGCCGCCGAATGCTACGGGTTAAAAGATAGAGGTGCGGTTGCTCCTGGTTACAAAGCCAACTTTATTCTATTGGACGACTTAACCGATATATCTGCAGCACATGTTTATCAAAACGGAGAGCTCATTGCTGAAAATGGAGAGATGCTTTCTGTTCAAGAAGAACAAATTGGTCTTCCAACAGAACTAATGAATTCTGTTCATTTGAAAGAGTTTTCTATTAACAAACTTACGATACCACTTCAACACAATCGCGCTAATATTATTGAAATTAATCCAAACAGCCTGCTTACAAATCATATTGTAGAAGAAGTTCAAGTGAAGCAAAACGAATTTCAGTCTTCTGTAGAAAACGATCAGCTGAAAATGGCTGTTGTTGAGCGTCATCATCTAACAGGGAATATTGGTCTTGGGATCGTAAAAGGCTTTCAGTTAAAAGACGGAGCGATCGCTACTACGATTGCTCACGATTCACATAATATCGTAGCTGTAGGAACAAATGATGAGGATTTAGCAAAAGCAATTGCAGCAATTGAAGAAATCGGCGGAGGTATTGTTATTGTAAAAGGCAATGAAGTGATTGGCTCCCTTCCTCTTTCCATCGGAGGGTTAATGTCACCTCACCCTTACAATGAAGTGAATAGCTTACTTAAGCAGCTTCACGGCGCTCTTCATGAGCTCGATATCTCACAGAAATTTAACCCGTTGCTGACATTATCTTTCTTAAGCTTGCCTGTTATCCCATGTCTAAAGTTAACCGACAAAGGATTATTTAACGTAAAAGAATTTAAGCATATCCCTGTTCAAGCATAA
- a CDS encoding DUF1128 domain-containing protein: MDLSVKSPENIKHMVDSISEKLRMLNIGAIKAEAFDEEMYEDLKYLYDMVMRKDSFSPSEMQAIAEELGTLRKQA, translated from the coding sequence GTGGATTTATCAGTAAAATCTCCAGAGAATATTAAACATATGGTCGATAGCATTAGTGAAAAACTGCGCATGCTAAATATCGGAGCAATCAAAGCTGAAGCTTTTGACGAAGAAATGTACGAAGACTTAAAATACTTATACGATATGGTAATGAGAAAAGATTCTTTTAGCCCAAGTGAAATGCAAGCGATCGCGGAAGAATTAGGTACACTGCGCAAACAAGCTTGA
- a CDS encoding low molecular weight protein-tyrosine-phosphatase: protein MINVLFVCLGNICRSPMAEAVFKDMVKKKGLEGQIHVDSAGTGGWHKGNPPHEGTQSILTKNNIDFKGQTARQVIQEDVARFHYIIGMDVENVGNLRRMAGHTKTGYIGRLLDFVPDLHIEDVPDPYFTGNFDEVYDLVQEGCKALLDEIIEKHFSE, encoded by the coding sequence ATGATTAACGTATTATTCGTTTGTTTGGGAAATATTTGTCGTTCACCGATGGCAGAAGCGGTCTTTAAAGATATGGTGAAGAAAAAAGGGCTAGAAGGACAAATTCACGTAGATTCTGCAGGAACAGGAGGCTGGCACAAAGGAAATCCTCCTCATGAAGGGACGCAATCTATTTTAACGAAAAATAATATTGATTTTAAGGGACAAACAGCAAGACAAGTTATTCAAGAGGATGTAGCTAGATTCCACTATATTATTGGAATGGACGTCGAAAATGTAGGAAATCTGAGAAGGATGGCTGGACATACTAAAACAGGTTATATTGGAAGGCTTTTGGATTTTGTGCCCGATTTACATATTGAAGATGTGCCTGATCCTTATTTCACGGGAAATTTTGACGAAGTATATGACTTAGTTCAAGAAGGATGCAAGGCTCTTTTAGACGAAATTATAGAGAAGCATTTCTCGGAATAA
- a CDS encoding YtxH domain-containing protein, whose protein sequence is MGKRNKLVEGIVIGAIIGGAISLFDKETRNSVIQGSKKLKDKTTTLIQHPELVTDTVKEKYETIRTTIEQVSEDVSFVAGKVEKLKKTTPQVMEIINDTKEAFVEKYGDEQK, encoded by the coding sequence ATGGGTAAACGAAATAAGCTAGTAGAAGGTATTGTCATTGGAGCAATTATAGGAGGAGCTATTTCTTTATTTGATAAAGAAACAAGAAACTCCGTCATTCAAGGAAGTAAAAAACTGAAAGACAAAACAACAACTCTTATTCAGCACCCTGAACTTGTAACGGATACTGTGAAAGAGAAATATGAAACCATCCGTACGACCATCGAGCAAGTGTCTGAAGATGTATCGTTTGTAGCAGGAAAAGTAGAAAAGTTAAAAAAAACAACGCCTCAGGTGATGGAAATTATAAACGATACAAAAGAGGCATTTGTGGAGAAGTATGGTGATGAACAAAAATAA
- a CDS encoding YihY/virulence factor BrkB family protein gives MAGMYMNNIVRFGKELMGRIHRDELPSLSAELAYYLLLSLFPFLIFLITLIGFLPLESTDLLDLVENVAPQQTLHMIESNVSHIIGSHNEKLLSFGIIATMWSASNGINAIVRAFNRAYHVQENRPFLVARGMAVLLTFAMIFVIIVALLLPVFGHMIGLYLSSTFGFSETFLALWSASRWIISGLILFTVFTGLYYFAPNKKLLIRNVVKGAAFATVGWTVVSMLFAYYVNHFNNYTATYGSLGGIIILLIWLYLSGMIIVIGGEINAIFYDRRVKS, from the coding sequence ATGGCTGGAATGTACATGAATAACATCGTAAGGTTTGGCAAAGAACTGATGGGCCGCATTCATCGAGATGAGCTGCCCAGTTTATCAGCTGAATTGGCTTATTACTTGCTGCTCTCGCTATTTCCTTTTTTAATTTTCTTAATTACGCTGATTGGATTTTTGCCATTAGAATCGACGGACCTGCTTGACTTGGTCGAAAATGTAGCGCCACAGCAAACGCTGCACATGATTGAAAGCAACGTTTCTCATATCATTGGTTCTCATAATGAAAAACTATTGTCCTTTGGTATCATTGCCACGATGTGGTCTGCTTCAAATGGAATTAATGCTATCGTAAGAGCATTTAACCGAGCGTATCACGTACAAGAGAATCGGCCTTTTTTAGTGGCGAGAGGCATGGCAGTTCTACTTACTTTTGCGATGATATTTGTTATTATTGTAGCGCTTTTACTTCCTGTTTTCGGTCATATGATTGGACTTTATTTATCGTCTACGTTTGGATTTTCAGAAACCTTTCTCGCTTTATGGTCTGCTTCCCGCTGGATTATCAGCGGCCTCATTTTATTTACTGTTTTTACGGGGTTATATTACTTTGCCCCTAATAAAAAGCTGCTGATTCGAAATGTTGTAAAAGGAGCAGCTTTTGCTACGGTCGGCTGGACGGTGGTATCGATGCTATTTGCGTATTACGTAAATCATTTCAATAACTATACAGCTACATATGGAAGCTTGGGCGGAATTATTATCTTGCTTATTTGGCTGTACCTATCGGGGATGATTATCGTTATTGGAGGAGAGATTAACGCTATTTTCTACGACCGTCGAGTCAAATCTTAA